In Flavobacterium luteolum, the DNA window ATTCTTCAGAATCAAAAAAGAGTACTTTGTTAGTTTTTAACATCGACTCAAATTTGGATAGGGATAGGTTATAATCTTCTTCTTCGTTGCTTAATTGCATACTTCGTATATTTGAAATTAGCCTGTTATAAATTTAGGCAACCATATAATTGTTGTAAGGATAGGAAATTAATTGTTTTGAACAATTTAATTAACAAAATATGGCGTTTTTTATTCTGTTTTGGGAAGAAATCTCCTTTATAATTAAGGGATTAACTTCGATTTTGTCATTTTTTTAATTAAGCCGAAAGATTATAGTGAAATATAAATGGAATGGTACTTCGTGTCGTTTTTATTAAAAAGCACCGAAATATTTCAAAAATAATTTTTCATTTTAGCTGTTGCTCTTTTTCATTATCCCATCCATAACTTCTAAAATAATGGCGCATCCTTCTCTAATTTCGTCTTCAGAAATGGTCAAAGGAGGTGTAATTCGTATAGCACATCCTTCAAATAAAAGCCAAAATAAAATAAGGCCTCTGTCTTGACAGGTTAAAATGACTTCGTTGGTAATGTCTGCCGATTCTGTCATAGCAGCAAGCATTAATCCTTTTCCTCTAACTTCTTTAATCAAAGGGTGTACCAAAAGCGATCTGAAGAGTTTTTCCTTCTCCAGCGTTTCTGCTATTAAATTTGTTTCAGTTAATTCTTGCAAAGTAGCCAAACAAGCTGACGCAATGACAGGGTGGCCTCCAAAAGTGGTAATATGTCCTAATTTCGGATTTTCTGTTAAAAGATCCATTTTTTCAGCAGAAGCAGTAAAAGCACCAACCGGCATACCGCCGCCCATTCCTTTTCCCATAACTACGATATCTGGAACAACATCGTAATTTTGGAAACCAAAAAGTTTTCCTGTTCTTCCAAAACCTGGCTGGATTTCGTCAACAATCATTAAAGCTCCAACTTCATCACAGCGTTTACGCACTTTTTGAAGGAAATTGTTTTCTGGCTGAATAAAACCTGCTCCACCTTGGATGGTTTCTAAAAGGATGGCTGCCGTTCTAGTAGTTATTTTTTGTAGATCTTCTTCGTTATTGAAAGTAATAAAATCAACATCTGGCAATAAAGGTCTAAAAGCCTGTTTGCGTTCTTCAAATCCCATAACGCTCATAGAACCCATCGTGTTTCCATGATACGCATTGTGGCAAGAAATAAGCTGACTACGGCCAGTAACTCGTTTTGCTAATTTTAGCGAACCTTCGATTGCTTCCGTACCTGAATTAACCAAATAGGTTTTATTTAAAGATTCAGGCAGGAGAGAAGCCATTAATTTGCAGTATTGAACTGCTGGACTCTGAGAATATTCTCCGTAAACCATTACGTGCGAATATTTATCCAGCTGATCTTTTATAGCCTGATTTACTCTCGGATGCTGATGTCCTAAAGTACAAGCCGAAACTCCAGCAACAAAATCTAAATATTTTTTATCGTCTGTGTCGTAAATGTAAGAGCCGATGGCATGTGAAACTTCCATTCCGAGTGGGTAAGGAGAGGTTTGCGCTTGGTATTTTATAAAATCTGGATTCATTTTTTTAGCTTCTAAGTTGCTGAGATACTATGATTCTGAGCTACTATGTTTTTAACTGTAAACTGTGACCGCGACTGAAAACTTTTTTAGGTTCAAAGTGGCGAAGGTACTAAGGTTTTAAGTTTTTTTACTTTACGCTTAAGTTAACTTTGTGGTTTAAACAATCGTAAAGCACTGTAAACTGTGACTGCGACTGAAAACTACTTGCTTTTAGCTTTCGTGTCTGTCTTAGCTGCTGGGTTTTTCTTATCGTAATTCAAGGTTTCCTTCCTGACTTTCAGAGGAACATTTTTACCTTTTTCTTCTTCGTCTTTACCCTGTTTAATCAGTTTCTCATTCATTTCATTTTCTTCGGCAGTAAAAATGTCATCTTTCGACTTTATTCTTTCGTCTCCACGCCAATTCATGCCTCGCAGTTTACGTGCGTTTTCGGGAAGTTCATCCTCAGGAAAAATATCTCCGTCGACTTTATTGAAGAACGTAATCGTTTCAATAGCATTGTTTTCCAATATCATATTGATTTTACTGCTGACATTTTTATTAATTCCGATTAGTTCATGGGCATCGTTCCGCATATAATAAATTACTTCGGTGTTTTTAATGACATCAACATCATGAAGTTTCCCATCCCGAAATTTGCCAAACAAATTTAGTCCCTTGACTTGATTAAAACCAGTTCCGAGCGTGTCCTTAGATAAGACAAAAGTATTGTTTAGAACTTTCAAAGAATCAATTTTTCTTGTTTTATTGTCGCCAATTAAGTGCATTAAATCACCAGTAATTTGGTTGTCACCATTCCAAAGAATCGGATTTCCAATCAATTTTGTCAAGGCAGTTTTAGAATTCGAATGAATAGAATCGCATTTACCGCTCATGTCTGTTTTATAGAAGCGAACATTTTTAAAAGCTCTAAGGATTCTTTCTCCTTCTTTACCTGTAACCATTAATTTTTGTCCGTGAATGTAAACCGAATCATTTTCAACTAGATTTACAGCAACAGCTCTTTTGGTTACAAACATGGAATCTTTCAGTTTGTAAAGTTCTGCGTAATGCCCTTTTACAATTCCTTTGTTAATAGAATCGGTAATTTTTACATTTCGTGTTGCTGAAGCAAATTCGGTATTTCGATTGTAGTATAAACTATCGCCTTCTATCCGCCTATCGTCATATTTGATGTACGATTTTCGAAGAAAATGCGCTAAGTTTTTCTTTGTATCGTAAAAACCTTTTTCGGTATAGATGTAATTGGCTTTACTGGTAATAGTCGAAGGTCCAAGAAGATAAGTATGTCCGGAATTACTGTAATAATCCAAATGATTGGATTTAATTACATATTTCGGATTCGTAATGGTAACTTCGGTTAAAAACTGAAACTTCTTTTCTTTTACAAAATACCTTCCCGATTTGCTGACCAAAGTATTGTCTTTGTTTACAATCGTTCCTTTTGTATTGTAAAATGCTTCTTGAATATTTCTATCAAAATTAATAGTATCAGTCTGTAAAGTAGCATCAGGTGAAGTTAGAACTGCATTTCCTGTTGCAAAAGCTTTTTTTTCATTACCGCTATACTCTGCGTATTTACTATTTAAAAACAAAGTATCTCCCTGTACCAATTGTACATTTCCGAATGCTTTTAAATAATTCTCTTTTTGAAAAAAATAGGCTTTGTTGCAAGTTAAAACAACTCCATCATGGTTTACTTTTACATTTCCAGTAAGTAAAAGCGCATCAGGTACATTAACTTGATCCACGTCAGAAAAGTCAGCATTCTCGATGACGATTGTTTTTGGAGATTGTGCAGGTTTTTTTGCTTGCGCGAAAGTAAATTGAACGCTTAAAAAAGACAGGCAAATAAATATGAAAAAGAGTGATTTCTTCAACTGATTAAATTTTTGTCAAATTTATAAAAAAGGTTAGAACCTGTGGCGGTTATTAGCATTAATTTATAATTAGTCATTAACAGTCTAATGTTGAATTTGGATGTGATTTAATTTTTCAACAAAATCTCTAACTCTCACGTTGTAGTAGTTGTATTTTAAGCAGAAAAGGGTGTAAATTAGATAAATCGTTTTCGGGATTTTAAAAAATGAGCTATTTTTAGAAAATTGTTCTGATGCTTTTTGGTATCAAAATTAAAGAGACAAGATAAGAATAGCCCAAAATATATGATAAGTAAAAAAATAATTGCAGCCGGAATCACATTAGCTATACTTTTTTCGGCCTGTAAAACAAAAGATCTAAAAATGAGTACTGCAAAAGAGCAAACTGTAACTGATAGAAAAGTTGTAGTGTATCAAGTTTTTACACGCCTATTTGGAAATAAAAATACAAACAATAAACCATGGGGAACAATTGAAGAAAATGGAGTAGGGAAGTTTAATGATTTTACAGATAAAGCGCTTCATGAAATAAAAGATTTAGGGGTTACCTATATTTGGTATACCGGAGTTCCGCATCATGCTTTAGTACGCGATTATACAGCTTACGGAATTTCAAATGATGATCCGGAAGTAGTAAAAGGCCGCGCTGGTTCTCCTTATGCTGTAAAAGATTATTATAATGTAAATCCAGATTTGGCTGTAAATCCTGCAAAACGATTAGAAGAGTTTGAAGCTTTAATCAAACGTACTCATAATGCCGGTTTGAAAGTGATTATCGATATTGTTCCAAATCACATTGCCAGAAAATATGAAGGAAAATCGAATCCAGAAGGCGTAAAAGATTTTGGTGCAGATGATGATGTTTTGGTTGAATATAAACGAGATAATAATTTCTATTATATTCCGCAGCAACATTTTGAAATTCCCGACGGAGATATTCCGTTAAACGGAGAAAAAAATGTGCTTATTGATGGGAAATTTGACGAAAACCCTGCAAAATGGACAGGAAATGGTTCTCGTAAAATTAAACCTGACCAAAACGACTGGTACGAAACGGTAAAAGTAAACTACGGAGTGCGTCCAGATAGCACTAAAGATTTTCCTGAACTTCCTGCTGGTTTTGACCAGAAATCGTATGAAGAACATTTTGCTTTTTGGCAAGATAAAGATGTTCCCAATTCTTGGAAAAAGTTTAGGGACATTGCGTTGTATTGGACAGCAAAAGGTGTAGATGGATTCCGTTACGATATGGCAGAAATGGTTCCGTATGAATTTTGGAGTTATATGAATTCTTCCATTAAAACGAAAAACCCAAATGCATTTTTATTGGCTGAAGTTTATAATCCGAATGAGTATCGCAATTACATTCGTTTAGGAAAAATGGATTATTTGTATGATAAAGTCGAAACGTATGATAAGCTGAAAGATGTAATTCGCGGAAAATCTTCGCCAGACGAATTAACTAAAATCCAAAACGGAATGGCAGATATCGAGCATCATATGCTGCATTTTTTGGATAATCATGATGAACAGCGTTTAGCAAGTCCTGAATTTGCAGAAACTCCAGAGAGAGGAAAACCTTTAATGGTGGTTTCGGCGACAATTAGCACTTCTCCAACAATGATTTATTTCGGACAAGAAGTAGGAGAGGCCGGAAATGAAGATGCAGGTTTTGGAAAACGCTCAAGAACATCAATTTTTGATTATATCGGAGTTCCAAATCATCAGCGTTGGATGAATGATGGTAAATTTGATGGAGGACAGCTTTCTGAACCTGAAAAACAGCTTCGTGATTTTTACAAACGCTTATTGAATTTTACGATTAATAGCAGTGCTTTAATGGGAAGTTTTGAAGAAATTCAAACCGTAAACCGACAAAACAATGAAGGTTATGATGCGTTGCTTTATTCTTATGCACGCTGGTCTGAAAACCAAAAATTGATTGTAATTGCGAATTTTTCTTCTGAAAAAGGAAGTGAATTCAATCTAAAAGTCCCTTCATCGCTTATTTCTAAATGGAATTTGAAAGATGGAGAATATCAAATGAAAGATCAATTGTATCAGAATAAAACTTTTATGTTAAAGGTGCAAAATGGAGCAGGTGAGGCTACAATTTCGATTCAGCCTTCAGAATCTTTGATTTTGGAATTGAAATAAAAATACTTGAGATCATAGAAAAAACTTGTTTAGAATTGACTAAGCAAGTTTTTTGTTTTTAGACCTTTTTTTGCAAAGAAAAAATCTCTCTAATAGAAAATGTTGCGCCACAGACAAATTCGTCTGAAGCGCCGTAATAAACAGTTAGTGTGTCGCCGTCTGGTTCGACAATATGACCGTTTGTAAAAACCACGTTTCCAAAGAAACCACTTAATTCATAACTTGTTTTTGGAAACATAATCGGTGTTTCTGTTCTTGAAATAACTTTTGTAGGGTCTTCTAAATCCATTAAAAAAGCACCTAGACAATACTGGTGAAATTCATTGGCTCCGTGATAAATTTCAAGCCAGCCCAATTCTGTTTTTATAGGAGCAGCTCCAGCACCAACTCTTTTGCTGTCCCAGCTTTCTTTTCTAGTTTTTACAATACATTTATGATTTCCCCAATGAATGCCATCTGGAGAAGAAGCAATCCAAATATAATTTCCACCAATGTCTACGCTGCTTGGGCGATGTAAGGCGTAAAATAGACCATTGATTTTCTCTTCAAAAATGGCGCAATCTTTATTATGGGGAGGAAATATTAATCCGTGTTTTTGAAAATTCTTCCAATCTGTAGTAGTTCTCAAGCCAACGGCAACACCACTAGGAGAGACAGATGTAAAAGTGAGATAATATTTTCCTTCAATGAGAGAGACACGACAATCTTCGATCCCAAAAGTTTCTAATATTCCTTCGCCAACCAAATGCGGATAATTTTCAGGTTCATAAAACCGTTTTCCGTCTTCACTACACAATAATCGAATATGAGATAAAGTAGTTAAGTAGTCAATTCCTTGATAATTAATTACTCGAGCATCTGTTGCAATAAGTTCAGGATGATCTTTTAAAATTTCGATAATTTGAATTGTTCCTGCTTCTGTTAAGATTGGAAACGAGATAATGTTTTCAGCTTGTTTTGGTCTTTCTGCAACACGTACTGCCAGCCATGTTTTATTTTGAAACTGAAACACGCCAGGATTCAACAGACAGGTAATTTCTAAACCTTCTCTGCTGGGTGGTATATCAGATGGCGACAATAAAGGATTTTCTGTAAAACGATTGGCAATATCTTTCATGATCTTCGTTTAAGTACCTAAAAGGTATAAAAAAAAAGCTGATACTTACTTGTATCAGCTTTTTTTCTATACTTTTTTAACCTTTTTGAGTGCTTCAACGTAATATTCGTTTACTTTCTCCCAATTTATATGATTGTAAAAGGCGTCAATATAACTGCCTTTTCGATTTTGATAATCTAAATAATAGGCATGTTCCCAAAGATCAATTCCCATAATTGGAGTTCCTGGAATCAAGGCGTTTTTCATTAACGGATTATCTTGATTGTCTGTTGTGGTAATTTGTAATTTGCCATAACGGTCCACAACTAACCAAACCCATCCAGAACCAAATTGTTTTTCTGACTGTGCTTTAAATTGATTTGTCAGATTATTAAAAGAACCAAATTCTTTATCAATAGAACCTGCGAGAGTATCTTTTGGAGTCTGCTCTTTTGGAGTAAGAATGTTAAAATACAAAGTATGATTGTAGTATCCACCTGCATTCTGACGAAGTTTTAAATTAGTTAGAGGCATTTTCTTTAAAATGTCTTCAATAGGCATATTCTCAAACTCAGTCGATACAATTTCTTTATTAAAAGCGTTGGTGTATGATAGATAATGTTTAGAATAATGAGTCTCTAAAGTCAGAGTTCTAATGTCTGGCGCAAGTGCATCATAATTAAATGGCAGTTTTGTCATTTCAAAAGAACCGGGATCGGCTTTAACATCATTTGGTGAACCAATAGTTATTTTTTCTTCTTTTGTTGGAAGAGGAACTTCAACTACTTCAACCAACTTATCTTCTTTACAGGAAAATAATAGTAAAAATGAAGCTAAAGTGCTGAAAAGAACAACGTTTTTCTTCATAATGTTTTTATTTTGATGTTAATGAATTGATGATTTCGATATAATTTTCTTTGGCTTCGTCTACAGACATATGGCTAATCTGCATCCAAGCATTGGTTTTAAAAGCATTTCGCAAATCAAAATTTTCAGATTGATTGTAGACTGCTGTGCCAAAAGTAGCTTGTTTGTAAAAAGCGTAAAGTCTTAACTGCACATCTTGTGGCAGCGAAGCCTGAGTCATTGTCATAGCAGCTTCTACGGCTTTAGCGAAGCGAATATCTAAATCTTTATCGGCCATTTATGCTTTTGTAGCAATAATTGTTTTTCCTCCAATCGCTTTTTGATTCAACTCAACATTGATTGGTGTACCTAAAGGTAAAAATAAATCTACTCTTGAACCAAATTTAATAAAACCAGCATCAGTTCCTTGCACAACTTGCATTCCTTCTTTAGCGTAGTTTACAATTCGGCGAGCCAAAGCTCCTGCGATTTGTCTGTATAGAACAGCGCCAAAAGTTTCGTTTTCGATTACTACAGTAGTTCTTTCGTTTTCTTCACTCGCTTTTGGGTGCCAAGCCACTAAGAATTTACCAGGGTGATATTTACTAAATTTAATAATACCATCCATTGCATAACGTGTTACGTGCACATTGATTGGCGACATAAAAATAGAAACCTGTATGCGTTTATCTTTAAAATATTCTCCTTCATAAACTTCTTCGATCACCACCACTTTTCCATCAACTGGAGCTAGGATATGATCACTGTTTCTAACTGCAATTCTCTTCGGGTTTCTGAAGAATTGTAAAATAATAATCAAAATTACAAGCGCTGCAATTTGAACAAGCATTCTAAGCCAATTGATATCTATAAATCTTTCAGCAATTAAAAGTACAGCTACAGTAAATACAGTACCTAATAAAATGGACGGGCCTCCCTCTTTATGAAACATAATATAAAATTTGATAAAATAAAAATATAATTGGTGCTACAAATATAACACTATCTAATCGATCTAAAATGCCTCCGTGGCCTGGCATTATCGAACCGCTGTCTTTTATGCCAGCAATTCGCTTAAATTTGGATTCTATTAAATCTCCAATAGTGCCAAAAATACTCACAATTAATGCGATAATCGTCCAAATTAAGATCGATGTGTTGCTAAACTCAGGTTTAGGCTGAATGTAGAGTTTAGAAATCAAAAATCCGGCAAAAGCTGCAAAAACAACCCCGCCAAGAAAACCTTCGATTGTTTTTTTAGGAGAAACTCTCTCGAATAATTTGTGTTTTCCCATTGATTTTCCAACTAGATAGGCAAAAGTATCGTTGGTCCAGATTAAAACAAATAATCCTAAGATGATTTTCGGATTATAATCATTTGTTCCAAAAGAGATTTTTACAATAAAAATAAATGGAAGCGTAATATATCCAAGGAGATATAAATACTTTGAAGAAGTGCTTATTTTCTGAATAGAATCATAAAATAAGAATATGATACATTTTATAGATACAACTATAGTAACAGCAAGAAGAATTAAGTCTAATTGTTTAATGTTAACTTCAAGGTTTATGTTGGAATTAAAAGTATCGTTTAAGAATTTGCTTGTCTGTTTATTGTAATGACTTACTAGAATAGTGGTCGAATAAATCAGAATTCCAAAAAGTATAGAAAACACTTTATTCAGGTTTACTATATTAGAAAATTCATATATCGTAATAATTAAGAAAACGCCAAAAAGAGTAATGAAGCTTTCAGTAGAAAACAATATTGAAGTTAATAATAAAGCGATATAAACAGCACCAGAAATGGTTCTCTTCAGTGTTTCGTTCATCTTAAAGATCTTCTAAAAGCAATAAATAAAGGTTTTTAGCAACACTTCCGTATTGTGTAAAATCTTCTTCTTTCGCTTTTTCGAAATATTTTATGGTAGTGATATTAGTAGGATAGTCCCTTTCGTATTTATGTTTTATTGCACTTAATCCGTCACTTTTCATAGGAAGGATTTGGCTGGTAGTGGCTATTATGACAATATTTGCGGGTAATTCGTTTGGTTTGTTTTGTTTAATTTGTCTAGACGAAAATAAGATAGAACCTTCATCGGCAATAAGGTTTTCGCAGCTTGCTAATAAGAACCTTGGCTTGGTTGGTGCACTGTAAAAAAGTTTGTTTTCGTCTAGTAAACCAAATAAAGCAGGTTCATAGCATAAAACTTCTTGTTCAAACCAGTCGTTTTCTTCTAAAATGTTTTCAAACTGTTCAGAAAGTTCTCCTGTGTTTTCGCAGTACAAAAATTTACCTCCATTTTTTTTGAAATTGAAAATAAATTGCTCGTCTAAAGATAAATGACTGTTCTGCGCAGAAGTTCCCGCATATTCGCTTTCGTTCTCTTCGTCAGAAGCGGCTTCACTAGAGCCAAATATTTTTTTGAAAAAATTCATTTTTTATATGAAATGCTTTACATGTTAATTGAAAACGTTCAAAGATAAAAAAATCTTAATTCAAAAGGATGTTTTGAATTAAGATTTTAAAAAATTATTACGTATTTCGTAATTACTTATGAAACTACTTCTTCTAAATTTTTGTCAAAAGTACGTTTTCCGAATATGTTTTCTAAGTCATCTTTAAAGATTACTTCTTTTTCAATCAGAATATCAGCAAGTTGGTTTAACTTATCTTTGTTTTCTTCTAAAATCTGAATTGCTCTCTGATATTGACCTTCAATTAACTCAGAAATTTCTTTGTCAATAATTTTTGCAGTCTCATCAGAATATGGTTTAGAGAAGTTGTATTCGCTTTGTCCAGTTGAATCGTAATAGGTAACATTTCCGATTTTATCATTCAATCCGTAAATAGTTACCATTGCACGAGCTTGACGAGTTACTTTTTCTAAGTCGCTTAATGCGCCAGTCGAAATTCTGTCAAAAGTTACTTTTTCAGCAGCTCTACCTCCCATAGTAGCACACATTTCGTCTAACATTTGATCTGTTCTAACGATTTGTCTCTCTTCTGGTAAATACCATGCAGCTCCTAAACTTTGTCCACGAGGAACAATTGTTACTTTAATAAGTGGTGCAGCGTGTTCCAACATCCAGCTTACAGTAGCGTGACCAGCTTCGTGAATTGCAATTGCTCTTTTTTCGTCTGGAGTAATGATTTTGTTTTTCTTTTCAAGACCACCAATAATTCTATCAACAGCATCAAGGAAATCTTGTCTGTCAACTGCAGCTTTGTTGTTACGAGCAGCAATAAGAGCGGCTTCGTTACAAACATTGGCAATATCAGCACCAGAGAAACCTGGAGTTTGTTTTGCTAAGAAATCTAAATCTAGACCTTCAACTTTTTTGATTGGAGCTAAGTGTACTTTGAAAATTT includes these proteins:
- a CDS encoding aspartate aminotransferase family protein: MNPDFIKYQAQTSPYPLGMEVSHAIGSYIYDTDDKKYLDFVAGVSACTLGHQHPRVNQAIKDQLDKYSHVMVYGEYSQSPAVQYCKLMASLLPESLNKTYLVNSGTEAIEGSLKLAKRVTGRSQLISCHNAYHGNTMGSMSVMGFEERKQAFRPLLPDVDFITFNNEEDLQKITTRTAAILLETIQGGAGFIQPENNFLQKVRKRCDEVGALMIVDEIQPGFGRTGKLFGFQNYDVVPDIVVMGKGMGGGMPVGAFTASAEKMDLLTENPKLGHITTFGGHPVIASACLATLQELTETNLIAETLEKEKLFRSLLVHPLIKEVRGKGLMLAAMTESADITNEVILTCQDRGLILFWLLFEGCAIRITPPLTISEDEIREGCAIILEVMDGIMKKSNS
- a CDS encoding OstA-like protein, whose translation is MKKSLFFIFICLSFLSVQFTFAQAKKPAQSPKTIVIENADFSDVDQVNVPDALLLTGNVKVNHDGVVLTCNKAYFFQKENYLKAFGNVQLVQGDTLFLNSKYAEYSGNEKKAFATGNAVLTSPDATLQTDTINFDRNIQEAFYNTKGTIVNKDNTLVSKSGRYFVKEKKFQFLTEVTITNPKYVIKSNHLDYYSNSGHTYLLGPSTITSKANYIYTEKGFYDTKKNLAHFLRKSYIKYDDRRIEGDSLYYNRNTEFASATRNVKITDSINKGIVKGHYAELYKLKDSMFVTKRAVAVNLVENDSVYIHGQKLMVTGKEGERILRAFKNVRFYKTDMSGKCDSIHSNSKTALTKLIGNPILWNGDNQITGDLMHLIGDNKTRKIDSLKVLNNTFVLSKDTLGTGFNQVKGLNLFGKFRDGKLHDVDVIKNTEVIYYMRNDAHELIGINKNVSSKINMILENNAIETITFFNKVDGDIFPEDELPENARKLRGMNWRGDERIKSKDDIFTAEENEMNEKLIKQGKDEEEKGKNVPLKVRKETLNYDKKNPAAKTDTKAKSK
- a CDS encoding alpha-amylase family protein; amino-acid sequence: MISKKIIAAGITLAILFSACKTKDLKMSTAKEQTVTDRKVVVYQVFTRLFGNKNTNNKPWGTIEENGVGKFNDFTDKALHEIKDLGVTYIWYTGVPHHALVRDYTAYGISNDDPEVVKGRAGSPYAVKDYYNVNPDLAVNPAKRLEEFEALIKRTHNAGLKVIIDIVPNHIARKYEGKSNPEGVKDFGADDDVLVEYKRDNNFYYIPQQHFEIPDGDIPLNGEKNVLIDGKFDENPAKWTGNGSRKIKPDQNDWYETVKVNYGVRPDSTKDFPELPAGFDQKSYEEHFAFWQDKDVPNSWKKFRDIALYWTAKGVDGFRYDMAEMVPYEFWSYMNSSIKTKNPNAFLLAEVYNPNEYRNYIRLGKMDYLYDKVETYDKLKDVIRGKSSPDELTKIQNGMADIEHHMLHFLDNHDEQRLASPEFAETPERGKPLMVVSATISTSPTMIYFGQEVGEAGNEDAGFGKRSRTSIFDYIGVPNHQRWMNDGKFDGGQLSEPEKQLRDFYKRLLNFTINSSALMGSFEEIQTVNRQNNEGYDALLYSYARWSENQKLIVIANFSSEKGSEFNLKVPSSLISKWNLKDGEYQMKDQLYQNKTFMLKVQNGAGEATISIQPSESLILELK
- a CDS encoding glycoside hydrolase family 130 protein; this translates as MKDIANRFTENPLLSPSDIPPSREGLEITCLLNPGVFQFQNKTWLAVRVAERPKQAENIISFPILTEAGTIQIIEILKDHPELIATDARVINYQGIDYLTTLSHIRLLCSEDGKRFYEPENYPHLVGEGILETFGIEDCRVSLIEGKYYLTFTSVSPSGVAVGLRTTTDWKNFQKHGLIFPPHNKDCAIFEEKINGLFYALHRPSSVDIGGNYIWIASSPDGIHWGNHKCIVKTRKESWDSKRVGAGAAPIKTELGWLEIYHGANEFHQYCLGAFLMDLEDPTKVISRTETPIMFPKTSYELSGFFGNVVFTNGHIVEPDGDTLTVYYGASDEFVCGATFSIREIFSLQKKV
- a CDS encoding superoxide dismutase, with protein sequence MKKNVVLFSTLASFLLLFSCKEDKLVEVVEVPLPTKEEKITIGSPNDVKADPGSFEMTKLPFNYDALAPDIRTLTLETHYSKHYLSYTNAFNKEIVSTEFENMPIEDILKKMPLTNLKLRQNAGGYYNHTLYFNILTPKEQTPKDTLAGSIDKEFGSFNNLTNQFKAQSEKQFGSGWVWLVVDRYGKLQITTTDNQDNPLMKNALIPGTPIMGIDLWEHAYYLDYQNRKGSYIDAFYNHINWEKVNEYYVEALKKVKKV
- a CDS encoding acyl-CoA-binding protein produces the protein MADKDLDIRFAKAVEAAMTMTQASLPQDVQLRLYAFYKQATFGTAVYNQSENFDLRNAFKTNAWMQISHMSVDEAKENYIEIINSLTSK
- a CDS encoding phosphatidylserine decarboxylase family protein translates to MFHKEGGPSILLGTVFTVAVLLIAERFIDINWLRMLVQIAALVILIIILQFFRNPKRIAVRNSDHILAPVDGKVVVIEEVYEGEYFKDKRIQVSIFMSPINVHVTRYAMDGIIKFSKYHPGKFLVAWHPKASEENERTTVVIENETFGAVLYRQIAGALARRIVNYAKEGMQVVQGTDAGFIKFGSRVDLFLPLGTPINVELNQKAIGGKTIIATKA
- a CDS encoding phosphatidate cytidylyltransferase, producing the protein MNETLKRTISGAVYIALLLTSILFSTESFITLFGVFLIITIYEFSNIVNLNKVFSILFGILIYSTTILVSHYNKQTSKFLNDTFNSNINLEVNIKQLDLILLAVTIVVSIKCIIFLFYDSIQKISTSSKYLYLLGYITLPFIFIVKISFGTNDYNPKIILGLFVLIWTNDTFAYLVGKSMGKHKLFERVSPKKTIEGFLGGVVFAAFAGFLISKLYIQPKPEFSNTSILIWTIIALIVSIFGTIGDLIESKFKRIAGIKDSGSIMPGHGGILDRLDSVIFVAPIIFLFYQILYYVS
- a CDS encoding lactate utilization protein B/C, translating into MNFFKKIFGSSEAASDEENESEYAGTSAQNSHLSLDEQFIFNFKKNGGKFLYCENTGELSEQFENILEENDWFEQEVLCYEPALFGLLDENKLFYSAPTKPRFLLASCENLIADEGSILFSSRQIKQNKPNELPANIVIIATTSQILPMKSDGLSAIKHKYERDYPTNITTIKYFEKAKEEDFTQYGSVAKNLYLLLLEDL